Proteins from a genomic interval of Lysobacter arenosi:
- a CDS encoding DUF6580 family putative transport protein, which translates to MNRPASEKLFAPGPLVLAGMIVVAALTRLLPHPPNFSPVEAMALFGGAYFASRRWAFFVPLAGMFISDIALAAINGGLYSTWFGSAGIWVVYLCVALTTALGLNLRGRVSGSRVLGYSLVGSVLFFVVTNFASWAFQVTPTYPMTAAGLGAAFVAGIPFFQWTVLGTLFYAALLFGGFALLRQRVPALRMQTV; encoded by the coding sequence ATGAATCGTCCTGCATCCGAGAAACTGTTCGCACCCGGCCCGCTGGTCCTCGCCGGCATGATCGTGGTCGCCGCGCTCACCCGCCTGCTGCCGCACCCGCCGAACTTCTCGCCGGTCGAGGCCATGGCCCTGTTTGGCGGTGCGTATTTCGCTTCCAGGCGCTGGGCGTTCTTCGTGCCGCTGGCCGGCATGTTCATCTCCGACATCGCCCTGGCCGCGATCAATGGTGGCCTGTATTCGACCTGGTTCGGCAGCGCCGGCATCTGGGTGGTCTACCTGTGCGTGGCCCTCACCACGGCGCTGGGCCTGAACCTGCGCGGCCGCGTCAGTGGTTCGCGCGTGCTTGGCTACTCGCTGGTCGGCTCGGTGCTGTTCTTCGTCGTCACCAACTTCGCTTCGTGGGCGTTCCAGGTGACCCCGACCTATCCGATGACCGCTGCCGGCCTGGGCGCCGCCTTCGTCGCCGGCATCCCGTTCTTCCAGTGGACCGTGCTGGGCACGCTGTTCTACGCCGCACTGCTGTTCGGTGGCTTCGCCCTGCTGCGCCAGCGCGTTCCGGCGTTGCGGATGCAGACGGTCTGA
- the ubiH gene encoding 2-octaprenyl-6-methoxyphenyl hydroxylase — MPVLPPNSPAPESSAATGSSGQPRPGLHDVLIVGGGLVGASLAIALERIGLDVGLIEAAPAGALPAVFDERNLSFAEATVNALTALGVLQKLRAPSGAIERIHISRRGDFGRSLLEARRYGRSEFGRVVVARDFGEALEARLAELPRLSRYRPTRFLGLAPTDGAACAVRVADGGAGSDGGERVLRAQLLVAADGTRSGVRDALGIGIDEHDYGQTLFVTRVRAARPPDGTAYERLGDEGPTALLPRGDRHYGLIHAVASEHAAQVAALDEAGFLARAQDAFGWRAGRFLGCGPRSSHPAIRVLAQRTVAARAVLMGNAAQTIHPIGAQGFNLGLRDALTLAELIEHARRADPGADCGAPALLAAYVERRREDRERTTGFSDGLARLSSNEARLLRPLRSLGLFAVDRLPSAQSFLVGGAMGYRGDVPALCREMAR, encoded by the coding sequence ATGCCTGTTTTGCCCCCCAATTCCCCGGCCCCCGAATCCTCCGCCGCGACCGGTTCGTCCGGTCAGCCCCGGCCCGGTCTTCACGATGTCCTCATCGTCGGTGGCGGCCTGGTCGGCGCCAGCCTGGCCATCGCCCTCGAGCGCATCGGCCTGGACGTGGGCCTGATCGAAGCGGCCCCCGCCGGCGCGCTGCCGGCGGTGTTCGACGAGCGCAACCTCAGCTTTGCCGAGGCTACGGTCAATGCGCTGACAGCCCTGGGCGTGCTGCAGAAATTGCGCGCCCCCAGCGGCGCGATCGAGCGCATCCACATCAGCCGCCGCGGCGACTTCGGCCGCAGCCTGCTGGAGGCCCGTCGTTACGGTCGCAGCGAGTTTGGCCGGGTCGTGGTCGCGCGTGATTTCGGCGAGGCGCTCGAAGCGCGCCTGGCCGAATTGCCGCGGCTGAGCCGCTATCGGCCGACCCGCTTCCTCGGCCTGGCGCCGACGGACGGTGCCGCCTGCGCGGTACGCGTCGCCGATGGCGGCGCTGGCAGTGATGGCGGCGAGCGGGTGCTGCGTGCGCAGTTGCTGGTCGCCGCCGACGGAACCCGCAGTGGCGTGCGCGACGCGCTCGGCATCGGCATCGACGAACACGACTATGGCCAGACCCTGTTCGTCACCCGCGTGCGCGCGGCACGACCGCCGGATGGCACCGCCTACGAGCGGCTCGGTGACGAAGGCCCGACAGCGTTGTTGCCGCGCGGCGATCGCCATTACGGCCTGATCCATGCCGTTGCCAGTGAGCACGCAGCGCAGGTCGCGGCACTCGACGAGGCCGGTTTTCTGGCGCGCGCTCAGGACGCATTCGGCTGGCGTGCCGGACGCTTTCTCGGCTGTGGTCCACGCAGTTCGCACCCGGCGATCCGGGTGCTGGCCCAGCGCACCGTCGCCGCGCGCGCCGTGCTGATGGGCAATGCGGCCCAGACCATCCATCCAATCGGCGCGCAGGGATTCAACCTCGGGCTGCGCGACGCGCTGACCCTGGCCGAGCTGATCGAGCACGCACGCCGCGCCGACCCTGGCGCCGATTGTGGTGCGCCCGCGTTGCTCGCGGCGTATGTAGAACGCCGCCGGGAGGATCGCGAGCGCACCACCGGTTTCTCCGACGGCCTGGCCCGGCTGAGTTCCAACGAGGCGCGACTGCTGCGGCCGCTGCGCAGCCTTGGGCTGTTCGCAGTGGACCGGTTGCCATCGGCGCAGTCGTTCCTGGTGGGCGGTGCGATGGGTTATCGCGGTGACGTTCCCGCCTTGTGCCGGGAGATGGCGCGATGA
- a CDS encoding glutamine--tRNA ligase/YqeY domain fusion protein: protein MSATPHANAPTAAPTADDSLATTKQDFIRQIVREDVASGKHQAIKTRFPPEPNGYLHIGHAKAICLDFGIAREFGGECNLRLDDTNPVKEDPEYVRAIQEDVRWLGFEWHDLRHASDYFEVIYRAAEKLVRQGDAFVCDLSADEVRAYRGTLTEPGRNSPFRDRSVDENLDLLRRMRAGEFPDGARTLRAKIDMAAGNMNLRDPALYRIKHVEHQNTGMDWPIYPMYDFAHSLSDAVEGITHSLCTLEFEDHRPLYDWCVDKVDLANSKDLVQPLLDKGLPFEASKPRQIEFSRLNFNYLVMSKRKLMALVQAGLVDGWDDPRMPTLQGIRRRGYTPSALRLMVDRVGISKQNSLLDISILEGALRDDLDASASRRMAVIDPLKLVITNLDAGHEESLTFPNHPKDESAGVRTMPFSNELWIEREDFEEVPPKGFKRLIPGGEVRLRGAGIFRCDEVIKDGDKVVEIRGVLDPESRPGMAGADRKIKGTIHWVSARHALAAEIRLYDRLFNVADPDDDEGTGKTYTDHLNPDSRRTVTGYVEPAAAVASPEQSFQFERIGYFVADRHDHRSDAPVFNRSVTLRDTWTTKS from the coding sequence ATGTCCGCTACGCCCCACGCCAACGCCCCGACCGCCGCCCCGACCGCCGACGACTCCCTGGCAACCACCAAGCAGGACTTCATCCGGCAGATCGTTCGCGAGGACGTGGCCAGCGGCAAGCACCAGGCGATCAAGACCCGCTTCCCGCCCGAGCCCAACGGCTACCTGCACATCGGCCATGCCAAGGCGATCTGCCTGGACTTCGGCATCGCCCGCGAATTCGGCGGCGAGTGCAACCTGCGCCTGGACGACACCAACCCGGTCAAGGAAGACCCGGAATACGTGCGCGCCATCCAGGAGGACGTGCGCTGGCTCGGTTTCGAGTGGCACGACCTGCGCCACGCCTCCGATTATTTCGAAGTGATCTACCGCGCCGCCGAGAAGCTGGTGCGCCAGGGCGACGCCTTCGTCTGCGACCTGTCGGCCGACGAAGTGCGCGCCTACCGCGGCACGCTGACCGAGCCGGGCCGCAACTCGCCCTTCCGCGACCGCAGCGTCGATGAGAACCTCGACCTGCTGCGCCGCATGCGCGCCGGCGAATTCCCCGACGGCGCACGCACGCTGCGCGCGAAGATCGACATGGCCGCCGGCAACATGAACCTGCGCGACCCGGCGCTATACCGCATCAAGCACGTCGAGCACCAGAACACCGGCATGGACTGGCCGATCTACCCGATGTACGACTTCGCCCACTCGCTCAGCGACGCGGTCGAGGGCATCACCCATTCGCTGTGCACGCTGGAGTTCGAGGACCACCGCCCGCTCTACGACTGGTGCGTGGACAAGGTCGACCTGGCCAACTCGAAGGACCTGGTGCAGCCGCTGCTCGACAAGGGCCTGCCGTTCGAGGCCAGCAAGCCGCGCCAGATCGAATTCTCGCGCCTGAACTTCAACTACCTGGTGATGAGCAAGCGCAAGCTGATGGCGCTGGTGCAGGCCGGGCTGGTGGACGGCTGGGACGACCCGCGCATGCCGACGTTGCAGGGCATCCGCCGCCGCGGCTACACGCCGTCGGCGCTGCGCCTGATGGTCGACCGCGTCGGCATCAGCAAGCAGAACTCGCTGCTCGACATCTCCATCCTCGAAGGCGCCCTGCGCGACGACCTCGATGCCAGCGCATCGCGGCGCATGGCCGTGATCGACCCGCTCAAGCTGGTCATCACCAACCTGGATGCCGGTCATGAGGAATCGTTGACGTTCCCGAACCATCCCAAGGACGAGAGCGCCGGCGTGCGCACCATGCCGTTCTCCAACGAGCTGTGGATCGAGCGCGAGGACTTCGAGGAAGTGCCGCCGAAGGGCTTCAAGCGCCTGATCCCGGGCGGTGAAGTGCGCCTGCGCGGTGCCGGCATCTTCCGTTGCGACGAAGTGATCAAGGATGGCGACAAGGTCGTCGAGATCCGCGGCGTGCTCGATCCCGAATCGCGCCCCGGCATGGCCGGCGCCGACCGCAAGATCAAGGGCACGATCCACTGGGTCAGCGCGCGCCATGCCCTCGCCGCCGAGATCCGCCTGTACGACCGTCTCTTCAACGTCGCCGATCCGGACGACGACGAGGGCACCGGCAAGACCTACACCGACCACCTCAACCCGGATTCGCGTCGCACCGTCACCGGCTATGTCGAGCCGGCCGCCGCCGTGGCCAGTCCGGAGCAGTCGTTCCAGTTCGAGCGCATCGGCTACTTCGTCGCCGACCGCCACGACCACCGCAGCGACGCACCCGTGTTCAACCGCAGCGTCACCTTGCGTGACACCTGGACCACGAAATCCTGA
- a CDS encoding cob(I)yrinic acid a,c-diamide adenosyltransferase has translation MGNRLSKIYTRTGDDGTTGLGDGSRVAKDSARVAAYGTVDEANSCIGLVLATDVPEDIRSLLTTVQHQMFDLGGELCIPGHAAIFDADIDRLEQQLDAFNEPLPPLKDFILPGGGEAAARCHIARTVVRRAERETVALSRLEPVRPEAVRYLNRLSDLLFVLARVLARASGHGEVLWNHERRKA, from the coding sequence GTGGGCAACCGCCTCAGCAAGATCTACACCCGCACCGGCGACGACGGCACCACCGGTCTGGGTGACGGCAGCCGCGTCGCCAAGGATTCGGCGCGCGTGGCAGCCTACGGCACGGTCGACGAGGCCAACTCCTGCATCGGCCTGGTGCTGGCGACCGACGTGCCCGAAGACATCCGTTCGCTGCTGACGACCGTGCAGCACCAGATGTTCGATCTCGGCGGCGAGCTGTGCATCCCCGGCCACGCCGCCATCTTCGATGCCGACATCGATCGCCTCGAGCAGCAGCTCGATGCATTCAACGAGCCGCTGCCTCCGCTGAAGGATTTCATCCTCCCCGGCGGTGGCGAAGCCGCGGCACGCTGCCATATCGCACGCACCGTCGTGCGCCGCGCCGAGCGCGAAACCGTCGCGCTGTCGCGGCTGGAGCCGGTTCGGCCCGAAGCGGTGCGCTATCTCAATCGCCTGTCCGATCTGCTGTTCGTGCTCGCGCGCGTGCTGGCGCGCGCCAGTGGCCACGGCGAAGTGCTGTGGAACCACGAGCGCCGCAAGGCCTGA
- a CDS encoding FAD-dependent oxidoreductase, whose protein sequence is MSRRGGLDVIVVGAGVVGAAAALAFARDGLRVALVEAREPPAWRPEATESDAIDLRVYAFAPDNAALLDDLGAWSGVRDARAQPYRSMRVWDAAGGGELAFDADAFGRRELGWIVEHALLVDRLWKALPAAGVQLHCPDAVTAFAQDEQGGSVELQSGLSLRARLVVAADGAESKLRALAGIEAPRHDYGQRGLVAFVRSELPHQATCWQRFLPTGPLAFLPFASDAHTSSIVWTLPDDKAARLLQVEASMFLGELEAAFAGRLGSLVAVSKRAAFPLRLQLAQSQAAGRLAVIGDAAHAVHPLAGQGVNLGLRDVTTLRAVVANAHQRGIDPGSPQRLARWARQQRSANAVSAYAFDGINRLFSNDAMVPTLVRGPLLGLVGRLPPLTHAFWRHAAGL, encoded by the coding sequence ATGAGCCGGCGCGGTGGCCTTGATGTGATCGTGGTCGGTGCCGGCGTCGTCGGTGCCGCGGCGGCACTCGCGTTTGCCCGCGACGGCCTGCGCGTGGCCCTGGTCGAAGCGCGCGAACCGCCGGCATGGCGGCCGGAAGCGACCGAATCGGACGCCATCGATCTGCGCGTCTATGCCTTCGCGCCGGACAATGCTGCGCTGCTCGACGACCTGGGAGCCTGGTCGGGCGTGCGCGATGCGCGCGCGCAGCCGTATCGCTCGATGCGCGTGTGGGATGCGGCGGGCGGTGGCGAGCTCGCGTTCGATGCCGACGCGTTCGGCCGGCGCGAGCTGGGCTGGATCGTCGAACATGCCTTGCTGGTCGATCGCTTGTGGAAAGCACTGCCAGCCGCGGGCGTGCAGTTGCACTGCCCCGACGCGGTCACCGCGTTCGCGCAGGACGAGCAGGGCGGGAGCGTGGAACTGCAGAGCGGACTGTCGTTGCGCGCACGTCTGGTCGTGGCGGCCGACGGTGCCGAGTCGAAACTGCGCGCCTTGGCCGGAATCGAGGCGCCGCGGCACGACTACGGCCAGCGCGGCCTGGTCGCCTTCGTCCGCAGCGAGCTGCCGCACCAGGCGACATGCTGGCAGCGTTTCCTGCCGACCGGCCCGCTGGCATTCCTGCCGTTCGCCAGCGACGCGCACACCAGCTCGATCGTCTGGACCTTGCCCGACGACAAGGCCGCGCGACTGCTGCAGGTCGAAGCGAGCATGTTCCTCGGCGAACTGGAGGCGGCATTCGCCGGACGCCTTGGCTCGTTGGTTGCTGTGTCGAAGCGGGCGGCGTTTCCACTGCGCCTGCAGCTTGCGCAGAGCCAGGCCGCCGGGCGCCTTGCGGTGATTGGCGACGCCGCGCACGCCGTGCACCCGCTGGCCGGGCAGGGCGTCAACCTCGGCCTGCGCGATGTGACGACGCTGCGCGCTGTCGTGGCGAATGCGCACCAGCGCGGCATCGATCCAGGTTCGCCGCAACGGCTGGCACGCTGGGCGCGACAGCAGCGAAGTGCCAATGCTGTATCGGCGTATGCGTTCGACGGCATCAACCGCCTGTTCTCGAACGATGCCATGGTCCCCACCCTGGTGCGCGGGCCGTTGCTGGGCCTGGTCGGGCGGCTGCCGCCGCTGACCCACGCCTTCTGGCGTCACGCTGCCGGGCTTTGA
- the lptD gene encoding LPS assembly protein LptD: MRQSLRLLPLSLCIALALPAHAADGDGEDWGLCPIVDAVPSFDDAPAPMGNMATRGQEPTDIDGGQLERSANDQDIVVQDNVKLNRGDQFLGTDKLSYNEQTGKYSAIGHVRYQDSGMRVTAARAEGDQTADQHRIEDVQYQLTQRRGNGGAERIDLNGPKGSLVGSTYSTCAPDQRAWELRAHRIDIDTAEGMGVARNATIRIGKVPVMYVPWFMFPVDERRRTGLLYPQLSLSGRNGFDWRQPVYLNLAPNYDATLFPRYMSDRGSLLGAEFRWLYPNGRGEVYGNWMPKDDLPGNEPERYLYDLNGNPIPGATLPEDNRGQFALTATHNLNSTWYANTNLGWVSDTHYFEDFSSSLYGISNSTIRSDAGLYGRGRYWEAQLMADHYQLADYTLTDASLAFDRLPRAYAHWAQPVVGNWLQAGVDTEAVRFQHTEFLGGSRFDLKPYVVMPLEGAAWFIRPKLAWRYTAYQADGSGLQRATEFVRRYGGTVTPELIEQFSDSTQSRNMPITSVDAGLYFDRNTTIRGDGYLNTLEPRIYYLNVPYRDQSGLSIYDTGATTFSWGQLFRDNRYTGADRQADANQLTAALTTRLISEETGQERLAASLGQIFYFDDSRVTLPNEAPIEQGKSAWIADASISPSDRWTIAGTYMWNPKYRAEDMTSFRARYIFDNNGVVNFGYRYRRNSGFRPGIDPPENQDLLEQADFSFLYPINRTWSVVGRYYYSILDKKQLETIAGVQWESCCLAARLVGRRYLRNRDGELDTRIMFEFELKGLGSAGQNVERALRRGILGYNRDDLYLVPPSSAERLNNGGGQVESTPDPTL, translated from the coding sequence GTGCGCCAATCCCTACGCCTGCTCCCGTTGTCGCTGTGCATCGCGCTGGCCCTGCCCGCGCACGCCGCCGACGGCGACGGAGAGGATTGGGGCCTGTGTCCGATCGTGGACGCGGTGCCGTCCTTCGATGACGCGCCCGCTCCGATGGGCAACATGGCCACGCGTGGCCAGGAACCGACCGATATCGACGGTGGCCAGCTCGAGCGTTCGGCCAACGACCAGGACATCGTCGTCCAGGACAACGTCAAGCTCAATCGCGGCGACCAGTTCCTCGGCACCGACAAGCTCAGCTACAACGAGCAGACCGGCAAGTACAGCGCCATCGGCCACGTCCGCTACCAGGACTCGGGCATGCGCGTCACCGCGGCGCGCGCCGAGGGCGATCAGACGGCCGACCAGCACCGCATCGAGGACGTCCAGTACCAGCTGACCCAGCGCCGTGGCAACGGTGGCGCCGAGCGCATCGACCTCAATGGCCCCAAGGGCAGCCTGGTCGGTTCGACCTATTCCACCTGCGCGCCCGACCAGCGCGCGTGGGAACTTCGCGCGCATCGCATCGACATCGATACCGCCGAAGGCATGGGCGTGGCACGCAACGCCACCATCCGCATCGGCAAGGTGCCGGTGATGTACGTGCCGTGGTTCATGTTCCCGGTCGACGAGCGCCGCCGCACCGGCCTGCTGTATCCGCAGCTTTCGCTGTCGGGACGCAACGGTTTCGACTGGCGGCAGCCGGTCTACCTCAACCTTGCCCCGAACTACGATGCCACGCTCTTTCCGCGCTACATGAGCGACCGCGGCAGCCTGCTGGGCGCCGAGTTCCGCTGGCTTTATCCAAACGGCAGGGGCGAGGTTTATGGCAACTGGATGCCGAAGGACGACCTGCCCGGCAACGAGCCCGAGCGCTACCTCTACGATCTCAACGGCAATCCGATTCCGGGCGCCACGCTGCCCGAGGACAATCGCGGTCAGTTCGCCCTGACCGCCACCCACAACCTCAACAGCACCTGGTACGCCAACACCAACCTGGGCTGGGTCAGCGACACACATTACTTCGAGGATTTCAGCAGCAGCCTGTACGGCATTTCGAACTCCACGATCCGCAGCGATGCGGGCCTGTATGGTCGTGGCCGCTACTGGGAAGCGCAGCTGATGGCCGACCATTACCAGTTGGCCGACTACACCCTGACCGATGCCAGCCTGGCGTTCGATCGCCTGCCGCGTGCCTACGCGCACTGGGCGCAGCCGGTGGTCGGAAACTGGTTGCAGGCAGGTGTCGACACCGAAGCGGTGCGCTTCCAACACACCGAGTTCCTCGGCGGCTCACGCTTTGACCTGAAGCCCTACGTTGTCATGCCGCTCGAAGGCGCCGCCTGGTTCATCCGCCCCAAGCTGGCATGGCGCTACACCGCCTACCAGGCCGACGGCAGCGGTCTGCAGCGGGCCACCGAATTCGTCCGGCGTTATGGCGGCACGGTAACGCCCGAGCTGATCGAACAGTTCAGCGACAGCACCCAGAGCCGCAACATGCCGATCACCTCGGTTGACGCCGGACTCTACTTCGATCGCAACACCACGATCCGCGGCGACGGCTACCTCAATACGCTCGAGCCACGTATCTACTACCTGAACGTCCCCTACCGCGACCAGTCCGGCCTGTCGATCTACGACACCGGCGCGACCACGTTCAGCTGGGGCCAGCTGTTCCGCGACAACCGATATACCGGTGCCGACCGCCAGGCCGATGCCAACCAGCTCACCGCGGCCCTGACCACGCGCCTGATCAGCGAGGAAACCGGCCAGGAACGGCTGGCGGCGAGCCTGGGCCAGATCTTCTACTTCGACGACAGCAGGGTCACCCTGCCCAACGAGGCGCCGATCGAACAGGGCAAGTCGGCCTGGATCGCCGACGCCAGCATCAGCCCGAGCGACCGCTGGACGATCGCGGGCACGTACATGTGGAACCCGAAGTACCGCGCCGAGGACATGACCAGCTTCCGCGCCCGCTACATCTTCGACAACAACGGCGTGGTCAATTTCGGCTACCGCTACCGGCGCAACTCGGGCTTCCGCCCGGGGATCGACCCGCCGGAGAACCAGGACCTGCTCGAACAGGCCGATTTCTCGTTCCTGTACCCGATCAACCGCACCTGGAGCGTGGTCGGCCGCTACTACTACTCGATCCTCGACAAGAAGCAACTTGAGACGATCGCCGGTGTCCAATGGGAGAGCTGCTGCCTTGCCGCCCGACTGGTGGGCCGCCGCTACCTGCGCAATCGTGATGGTGAACTGGATACCCGGATCATGTTCGAGTTTGAACTCAAGGGCCTGGGCTCGGCCGGGCAGAACGTAGAGCGCGCCCTGCGCCGTGGTATCCTCGGTTACAACCGCGATGACCTCTATCTCGTGCCGCCAAGCTCCGCGGAGCGCCTGAACAACGGCGGCGGCCAAGTCGAATCAACTCCCGACCCGACCCTATGA
- a CDS encoding DUF2007 domain-containing protein — translation MKVVYEAANLIDAHLVRHALEAQEIPVFLKGEALLGGMGELPLFGTILVCVPDVVWPEASEIVAALPLNQPPEDGGEEASDLPPGLLPA, via the coding sequence ATGAAAGTCGTCTACGAAGCCGCCAACCTGATCGACGCCCACCTGGTGCGCCATGCCCTGGAAGCCCAGGAGATCCCGGTGTTCCTCAAGGGCGAGGCGCTGCTGGGCGGAATGGGCGAATTGCCCCTGTTCGGCACGATCCTGGTGTGCGTGCCGGACGTGGTCTGGCCCGAAGCCAGTGAAATAGTCGCTGCGCTGCCGCTGAACCAGCCGCCGGAGGACGGCGGCGAGGAAGCCTCCGACCTCCCGCCGGGCCTGCTGCCGGCCTGA
- a CDS encoding nucleoside deaminase, translating to MLYAQVHLTLPAWVHEAVDADRAYVGDEAKVALAIELSRLNIEAATGGPFGAAVFGPDDRIISIGVNRVLPHSCSLAHAETMAYMLAQQRTQRARLNEDADGQRVGPITLATSSQPCCQCYGATVWAGVDRLLIGARSDDVEELTEFDEGPLPADWAGELERRGIQVVRDIHRGDAREVLRTYGELGGERY from the coding sequence ATGTTGTATGCCCAGGTCCACCTGACCCTGCCTGCGTGGGTGCACGAGGCGGTTGACGCCGACCGCGCCTACGTCGGCGACGAGGCCAAGGTCGCGTTGGCCATCGAGCTGTCGCGACTGAACATCGAGGCCGCCACCGGCGGCCCGTTCGGCGCGGCCGTGTTCGGTCCCGACGACCGCATCATCTCCATCGGCGTGAACCGCGTGCTGCCCCACAGCTGTTCGCTGGCGCATGCCGAAACCATGGCCTACATGCTGGCGCAGCAGCGCACGCAGCGTGCACGCCTCAATGAGGACGCCGATGGCCAGCGTGTCGGCCCGATCACGCTCGCCACGTCTTCGCAACCGTGCTGCCAGTGCTATGGCGCCACCGTGTGGGCAGGCGTCGACCGGCTGCTGATCGGCGCGCGCAGCGACGACGTCGAAGAGTTGACCGAGTTCGACGAAGGCCCACTGCCGGCCGACTGGGCCGGCGAACTCGAGCGTCGCGGAATACAGGTCGTGCGAGACATCCACCGCGGCGATGCGCGCGAGGTGCTGCGCACCTACGGCGAACTCGGCGGCGAGCGCTACTGA
- the rlmM gene encoding 23S rRNA (cytidine(2498)-2'-O)-methyltransferase RlmM: MLCYCRPGFEPELAAELSERAALLDLPGYARTQRNQAYVEFLGTDAVALSRALPYDDLIFARQKLLRLADLQGLDPSDRITPIINALHAAYPDGRPSAYGDVWVEHPDSDEAKPLAGLARSFGNALRPALRKAGWLTRIDDPRRPRLHVIFLAGDHAMLAQASPRDGSPWQLGIPRLRMHADAPSRSALKLEEALLTLVHEHEREKLFRDNMRAADLGAAPGGWTWVMMRQGLRVISIDNGPLRPELLDSGRVEHLRADGFQWQPKGPLDWMVCDMVEQPRRVAERMATWIREGWCRHTIFNLKLPMKKRWEETRLCLELFERQAEKPLTIRARQLYHDREEITVFATPQ, from the coding sequence CTGCTCTGCTACTGCCGCCCCGGCTTCGAACCGGAACTGGCCGCCGAGCTGAGCGAGCGCGCCGCGCTGCTCGACCTGCCCGGCTATGCGCGCACGCAGCGCAACCAGGCCTACGTCGAATTCCTCGGCACCGATGCGGTCGCGCTGTCGCGGGCATTGCCGTACGACGATCTGATCTTCGCCCGGCAGAAGCTGTTGCGACTGGCCGATCTGCAGGGACTGGACCCGAGCGATCGCATCACGCCGATCATCAATGCACTGCATGCGGCCTACCCCGATGGCAGGCCGTCGGCCTATGGCGACGTATGGGTCGAGCATCCCGATTCCGACGAAGCCAAGCCGCTGGCCGGACTGGCGCGCAGCTTCGGCAACGCGCTGCGCCCGGCGCTGCGCAAGGCCGGCTGGCTGACCCGCATCGACGACCCGCGACGTCCGCGCCTGCACGTGATCTTCCTCGCAGGTGACCACGCCATGCTCGCGCAGGCGAGTCCGCGCGACGGCTCGCCGTGGCAGCTGGGCATTCCGCGCCTGCGCATGCACGCCGATGCGCCGAGTCGCTCCGCACTGAAGCTCGAGGAAGCACTGCTCACGCTGGTGCACGAGCACGAGCGCGAGAAACTGTTCCGCGACAACATGCGCGCCGCCGATCTCGGCGCGGCACCTGGCGGCTGGACCTGGGTGATGATGCGCCAGGGCCTGCGCGTGATCTCGATCGACAACGGACCGCTGCGTCCGGAACTGCTCGACAGCGGCCGGGTCGAGCACCTTCGCGCGGACGGTTTCCAGTGGCAACCCAAGGGCCCGCTGGACTGGATGGTCTGCGACATGGTCGAACAGCCGCGCCGCGTCGCCGAGCGCATGGCGACGTGGATCCGTGAAGGCTGGTGCAGGCACACCATCTTCAACCTGAAGCTGCCGATGAAGAAGCGCTGGGAAGAAACCCGGCTGTGCCTGGAGCTGTTCGAGCGGCAGGCGGAGAAACCGCTGACCATCCGCGCGCGCCAGCTCTACCACGATCGCGAGGAAATCACCGTCTTCGCGACACCGCAATGA
- a CDS encoding histone deacetylase family protein, whose protein sequence is MRVYSHTACTFHDPGPGHAERPLRLVAVTEALRENFPGLDWQEAPRASRGQLLRVHDDALLALVLDTAVDGPMALDPDTVLAPGSAEAALRAAGAGIAAVDAVMHGEVRRAFCAVRPPRHHATSVVAMGFCLFNNIAVAAAHACDKHGLSRVAVVDFDVHHGNGTQAIFDTDPRVMYLSSHQMPLYPDTGYANERGVGNIVNAPLPPACGSDGFRRAWREQLLPALDSFRPQMLFISAGFDGHKRDPLAQLELETDDYAWITRELVAVANRHGNGRVVSMLEGGYDLSALRECSVAHVGALSEGPTAP, encoded by the coding sequence ATGCGCGTCTACAGCCACACGGCCTGCACCTTCCACGATCCCGGCCCCGGCCACGCCGAGCGCCCGCTGCGGCTGGTCGCCGTGACCGAAGCGCTGCGCGAGAACTTTCCCGGACTCGACTGGCAGGAGGCGCCGCGCGCAAGTCGCGGGCAGCTGCTGCGCGTCCACGACGATGCATTGCTGGCGCTGGTGCTCGACACCGCCGTCGATGGACCGATGGCGCTCGATCCGGACACGGTGCTGGCACCAGGCTCGGCCGAAGCCGCGCTGCGGGCGGCAGGCGCGGGCATCGCCGCGGTCGACGCGGTGATGCACGGCGAAGTACGCCGCGCGTTCTGCGCGGTCCGGCCGCCTCGACACCATGCCACTTCGGTGGTGGCCATGGGCTTCTGTCTGTTCAACAACATCGCCGTTGCCGCCGCCCATGCCTGCGACAAGCACGGGTTGTCGCGCGTGGCCGTTGTCGATTTCGACGTTCACCACGGCAACGGCACGCAGGCGATCTTCGATACCGACCCGCGGGTGATGTACCTGAGCTCGCACCAGATGCCGCTGTATCCGGACACTGGTTACGCCAACGAACGCGGCGTCGGCAACATCGTCAACGCACCGTTGCCACCGGCCTGCGGCAGTGACGGCTTCCGCCGCGCCTGGCGCGAGCAGCTGCTGCCGGCCCTGGATTCGTTCCGGCCGCAGATGCTCTTCATCTCCGCCGGCTTCGACGGACACAAGCGCGACCCGCTCGCCCAGCTGGAGCTGGAAACCGACGACTACGCCTGGATCACCCGCGAACTGGTCGCCGTCGCCAACCGCCATGGCAACGGCAGGGTCGTGTCGATGCTCGAAGGCGGCTATGACCTGTCGGCACTGCGCGAATGCAGCGTCGCGCACGTGGGCGCCCTGTCCGAGGGCCCCACCGCGCCTTGA